The nucleotide window CTTTGCCATTTCCGGGATTTGTCATAATACATTTACCGGTGATTTTGGTTGTGCCCAGCTTATGCGCCGTAACAATGGCCGACTCCATTGCTGCAATGTGAGAAGTGATAAGGTCAGAGGTTATGAAATGCATAAATGGCAAGTGCGGCGACAGGGGTGCACAAACTTACAAATAACTTTTCTGTCATGCACATAATAGACAATGTTTACATCCGGTTGTGGACCACCGTGATAGTAAATCTGTAGACTAGAACCAACCACCAGCGTGGAATTGCGTGGATAAAGGCGAAGAGGTGGGAATACCTGTTGATGAAAAAAAGAAAGTAGAAGAAGGCGGAATATGTGTGTATTATTTATAACGAAGTGGGGTATTTACCTGCACATTGACCGGCTCACTGCCAACCTTCAAATCATCACTTCCGGTCGTAAAAACGATTTTCGTCTCACCAAGATTATTGCCCGTTATAATGTACCTAAAAGTGTGGGTTTAATAGTTTAgcttaaatttgtatgtttttcatttattatttgctgaaatttaCTTCACTTCGCCTGTCTGCAGTTCGTGTTGCTCGCCCAAGTTGACACTGAGTATGTCCGCATTAAATATCTCCTCGGACAATTCGTACATATGCAAGTTGAAGGGGTCGATTTGCAACAAATTGTCATTGGAATCGTATAGCTTAACGATGGCTTCGATGGATTTTGTGCGCTCAACACGATCGGGTGCCTCGACGCGGATAGAGCCGATTGTAACAACCGATATTGAAAGATGGGCCGGCTCAGTCATTAGGCAACGATCGATAACCTCGAGACGGGcctgtaaaaaaatttcacaaagtgAAATTGATTAAAGAAAAGATtacaatatagaaaaaaatatatataaaaatattaaacaaataaaaaaaaatatttaaaaaaaaattatatataaaaaaatagagcttaaaaaattaatattttgaaattaaagactaaataataaaaaattaaaatgtttaaatagaaaaaatttaacaattaaaaaaaatatttaaaaactaaaaaattatttaaatttacaaattaaataaaaaacttaaatatgtaaatatatatttttatgaataaaaattattaaaaaaattaatattataaaatgtatattaaaaaagtaaataatcaaaattaaaaaaaaaaacaataataaaacataaaaaatactatttacaattaaataaaaacatattaaaatgaaacaaaaataataatttgaaaatatatttttttataaatgaaaattattaaaaacatataaaaaaataatatttaacgaaaaaaaatttaaaaaattgcaaccatatattaaaaatatatataaaaaattaattaaaaaaaaacatatttttataattaaaaatatattaacaaaatttatatttaaaaatgtgtataaaaaaaataaatatgtaataaaaaattaaaaaaaatttaataaaatattaaaaaatatttaaaaattacaaaaaacttttaaaaaattatattaattattaatcattaaataattattattaattaattttttatattacaattaaaaaaaatataacatttaaaatttcaagcaaAGGTaaagtaataagaaaaaaaatattggaatatatctaaataaaattaataaatgatcaaacaaaaaattaacaaattagaatgtccaataaatttataaataataccatatacaaaaatgaatataaactAATAATTatcagaaataaataaagtttaataataattaaatcaataattattttaactaaatttaaaaaaatataaaagaggataaaaattattaagtactacaaataaaacataatagtaaaaaaaagttcaataaaaaaactaaaatagcaacaaaaattaaattatattattgttaaattaacaattattatctcaaaaaataagttttaaatttgccgtttaaatagatatttatatttaattttattttatttaatttatatttaattaaaaaataactaaaaaattacTCACATGTCCCACACGCAATGGCGTAATTACCAACTCCTTCTCCTTCGCATCATATTCCACGCTTACAACATTTTGGTCATACAATTCAAAATCATAGAAACCACTGCCCTGAGTAATTGGTATGCGTTCACGACGATTCTTGGCCATGAAGATGCTGACATGATCGCTGGGGAAAAGTGTGCTATTCACAGCCATAAAGCGTATTTCATTCTCTATAACAGGGGTATACAATTCGTCTGTCTTGGACTAAAACAGAAATATACTCATGAATAACAGTAAAAGAAATAGTCCAACAAAAGCAGTACAACTTACATTCTTCACGGCGAAATTTGGTTCTTCCGGATAGACGTTATGTTTCTTCAAGACTGTCGCATCATAACGCGTAACTATGCCCTTAATACGGAAATTCTGTGCCACATCTGCAATAGTGGTGATGAGCACATCACGCGCTGGCAAACGCACACCCTCATAAAGCTCTTCTTCTGTACGGCGATAATGCATGATCGAGTCCTTTTGGTAGCGTTCATCACCAGCGGAGAACTCCCAGTCAATAAACAACGAAGAGATATTCATCAGTTTGCGATTTTTCGCGTCCTGTACCTCAATTTCGATTTCGAACTTATCATCGTGTTCTTTTATGTGCAGCAATGAGTTTTTCACCTCCATGGGACACGAAGTGCGCAACTTCTCGGTGGCATAGAGATTGAGAAACCGTGGCTTCACACAGTGTACGGTGGTGACAAAGTTTGAGATGTACGGTTGGAAATTCGAGTTGGCCAGCGCATTGTGTATATTGAAGCTCAGTGTAGTTTTGCCAATTTTCAGACACATCACATTGAAGATATGCAGCGGTTCTTGTGTTTCGAAATTCATTTCACTGATCTTAGCCACTTGACTATCGTATTCCACCGATTTGGTTAATTCACTTTCCAAGGTAAACATTTTTTGTGGACCGTTCGCATAGATTACGTTACGCGACGCACCGATCGGCAACACCACTTCATTTGTACTTGGATTTAGTATTGAAAGTGGTTCGAACACACTTAATGTCACTTCGTCTTTGAGCACGCGTTCTTGGAATCTATAAGATACGCGCAGGCTAGTAATGCCAACAGCAGTACTGCGGAGATGCACAACTTGACAAGCGTTATTGATCATTTGTGTGGTCTGCTCTTGATAATCCACTTGGAAGATCTGATTGGAGAACTCAAAGTCGAAGACGAGATTTTCGCAACGTGTGTAGGGCACAAGCGTTTGGTTCACATTCGCATACATGGCCACGTGCAGACGCACATAATCCTTTAGCGcagtttcaaaattatattttatgatttccaaTTTCACTGGTGGCACAAAATACACATCCGCCTGACGTGTTATTTTTGGATTCTTCGACAACGCCACCCTGATGCTGGCATGTGTGGCGAGTATAGTGCCTTCGTCTAGTGTTTCCGCTTGCGGACGTTTACCGTCTGTGTGACGTATAACGGTGGTGGCAAGACCGGTCGGTGAGATATGCAGACTACGTTGATTTTGTGAATGCCAAATGTAGGATCCGTCACCGCCACGTGCATGGAACTGTATTTTTTGCACTTTCGACACATTAGGATCGTAGGGCAGCACGACTTTACTAGGTGAAAGCCGAAGTTCACTAAATATCTGCAACTCAGCTTGAGCAGTCAGCTATAAAAATGAGGAGGATTTGCaagtaaattacaataaaactaaaataaataaacatacctCTTTGAAGTTACCATACACCGGTGAATTGCCCTGACGTATAGCTTCACCGTAAATACGACTaccattgtgattttttttaattatatagaagAGCACTTCATCGAATTCCGATTGCATGGCAAATTGTGAACCCAGCGTAATCTTTTTGTCATCACTATAATTGCAAGAATAaagattaaatatataaaatgaattcaACTCAATAGCAATTTAAAAttcgataaaattaaaaaaagtagttATACCGTGTGTATAAGTCCAGCGCTATTTCATGCTTCTCTCCCTCTACCGTTATCCAATTATTGTGTGGCAATAGGCTAAGCGCCAAACGCACAGGCTCAGCGACTGTCACTCGTGCACTAGGCGTTGAAGCTTTTACGATCGCACTATCCAGATTACTGTTCTCCTCGTCAATTGGCGCATTGCGATCACGCAACACCACTGTTGTTGTACCAAGCTTTAATGCAGTAGCGCTGACGCCTTTTATTGTAGCCACATTATTATTTTCGATCTCCAAAAAATATTGATCATTCAATGAAATCTCCTCAAGCTTGCCCATTTTCAATTGTAGTATGCGGAAATTGATTTTATCACCCGGGAGTAGATGCACATCCGACGGTTCGAGTATAATATTAGCCAGCACATTAATATAgacttccatttttggcacgtgACTGTACTCAGGGTAAGGTATGCTTATGGTAACCTAGAAGTATtggtaattaataatataccaaagagattaattaaaaatttgtataacatACCTTAGCAGTGCCTGTGTTGATGCCTTCCAGCAACACCATATAACCTTTCATGCGTTGTGCCTCGAATTTTTCCAATGCCGGTGGCACCACATGATAAGGGCTCTCACCAAAAGTTAGAAACCTTAGAGCTggtgcaaaatttttattaccacTACGTCCGCCCAAAGAAGAGATTACCCAACTAAATTCAATGCCTTCCAAAGTTGTAAACTCATTGCCCTGAGAGTCTTCCGCACGCAACTCAAATGTCTCAGGTGCTTCTTCAAGAAACAGTTGTCGCGTTGTTGTACGCACTCCCAATTTGTCGATAACGTCAAGTATGACATCACAGCGCAACAATTCGCCAGTGGCAAGATCCTCTGCCAAGACAATAGCTGCATTGTGTCGACGCTCCCGAGTTAACACTGTCACTGTGGCACGATGGGAGCATTCACTTTCTACATCTTCATACAGGGGAGTAATAAGTATTAAATCTTGCCGTGATGACGACCTGAAAAGAGTTTGTTATTAATTATACAAATCAGCGTGGAGCAGCTGTGCGCGAAATGTTGACAGTTGAGGTTAGATTTGGCGCGGTACTGTCGCTAATTTAATAAagcattttaatgtaatttaccATTTAAAACATCCTTTTTCAATCACTTCCAATGTaaaatttacggatattttgttaaaaattggcAGAAGCACACGAGGATAATTCAGTTTTGTTGATGCTACCGCGCTGC belongs to Zeugodacus cucurbitae isolate PBARC_wt_2022May chromosome 6, idZeuCucr1.2, whole genome shotgun sequence and includes:
- the Pom210 gene encoding nuclear pore membrane glycoprotein 210 gives rise to the protein MACKVFWVLFAVVALSSAVASTKLNYPRVLLPIFNKISVNFTLEVIEKGCFKWSSSRQDLILITPLYEDVESECSHRATVTVLTRERRHNAAIVLAEDLATGELLRCDVILDVIDKLGVRTTTRQLFLEEAPETFELRAEDSQGNEFTTLEGIEFSWVISSLGGRSGNKNFAPALRFLTFGESPYHVVPPALEKFEAQRMKGYMVLLEGINTGTAKVTISIPYPEYSHVPKMEVYINVLANIILEPSDVHLLPGDKINFRILQLKMGKLEEISLNDQYFLEIENNNVATIKGVSATALKLGTTTVVLRDRNAPIDEENSNLDSAIVKASTPSARVTVAEPVRLALSLLPHNNWITVEGEKHEIALDLYTRDDKKITLGSQFAMQSEFDEVLFYIIKKNHNGSRIYGEAIRQGNSPVYGNFKELTAQAELQIFSELRLSPSKVVLPYDPNVSKVQKIQFHARGGDGSYIWHSQNQRSLHISPTGLATTVIRHTDGKRPQAETLDEGTILATHASIRVALSKNPKITRQADVYFVPPVKLEIIKYNFETALKDYVRLHVAMYANVNQTLVPYTRCENLVFDFEFSNQIFQVDYQEQTTQMINNACQVVHLRSTAVGITSLRVSYRFQERVLKDEVTLSVFEPLSILNPSTNEVVLPIGASRNVIYANGPQKMFTLESELTKSVEYDSQVAKISEMNFETQEPLHIFNVMCLKIGKTTLSFNIHNALANSNFQPYISNFVTTVHCVKPRFLNLYATEKLRTSCPMEVKNSLLHIKEHDDKFEIEIEVQDAKNRKLMNISSLFIDWEFSAGDERYQKDSIMHYRRTEEELYEGVRLPARDVLITTIADVAQNFRIKGIVTRYDATVLKKHNVYPEEPNFAVKNSKTDELYTPVIENEIRFMAVNSTLFPSDHVSIFMAKNRRERIPITQGSGFYDFELYDQNVVSVEYDAKEKELVITPLRVGHARLEVIDRCLMTEPAHLSISVVTIGSIRVEAPDRVERTKSIEAIVKLYDSNDNLLQIDPFNLHMYELSEEIFNADILSVNLGEQHELQTGEVKYIITGNNLGETKIVFTTGSDDLKVGSEPVNVQVFPPLRLYPRNSTLVVGSSLQIYYHGGPQPDVNIVYYVHDRKVISMESAIVTAHKLGTTKITGKCIMTNPGNGKEVVISADTVEVHVVPFVNIQVKTPLVRIRSGAVMPAAVWGVPDLSPMVLGTLENMRVTWSTNQPDVVDIYNVFADSGVEYDTTDLISVRVKALNPGKVKIQATVELSTGQKITNSVEVVVFKILELESPKHITMDWILIAPRSTLQLKANLDDVIYKLDSDSTGIVKVSTDGVVRTQDTLGRDLIIAKTFEQTLPIGIEVKNIQYILASLAYPTSRLKQSEGKIPRGMNFVLKISLHDNLGNEFSHNIEDVNGLKYDLSRKDIVDVQIGSNLTIAINLPRETNNMIAISLRDTTGVKHAEDYIKLSVAESKNTFPTKTIFSVGDIICFDSPLTLSSVWSSSDEQIIAIDKFTGVARVLGNRLKLGEKIVVTNGDKASGSAIKYDVEVRDADVIQLLKSFDIFSGSTYRGHLVVRNHLQVDKFTNLLARNISKCSSTLERMSAVKLFTCRLASKQSLGQKLLEHYAVAPIFEADTGRYACQIELSSNFNDVLSIVKTNDVHFDLEAQLSNGLSDVMSLKFVPGVRVTPETLQATELKEQDLTITGLDKVLQKVEVTASDAKYLQVIQQLKAHGSLQYKVKILHELPTDEQLFIRVHSPTTLQDIEIPILGANTLLQTCSAQPFSNSSSFFVKVVSNIGLIVTALVALGFTVWLYVFLSPQQSTTEINADVFSTSMKNKSRNASTPTTPASQGSPTTQVYPNLSPFYGQRRSPNSSNGLSSGIDTQVYGDSILMSPQQRVNRRYL